In Trachemys scripta elegans isolate TJP31775 chromosome 21, CAS_Tse_1.0, whole genome shotgun sequence, the DNA window TCTTTCTTCAAACCCCTCAGCTGTTAATCTCATACAACCAGTAAATTGTTCCATCTCTCTTCATTCTTATATTCTGGTCAACAGCATTTCTGtagaggtgtttttttgttttgttttgcaccaAAATGGAGCAACATGTTTATTGGCCGCAGTCACAAAACTTTGATCGTCAGCAAATCCAGGCATTTCCCTAGCCCCATAGCCGTAGGAATTTGGGGCTATATGGCTGAATTAATTCTTGCCACAATTTTCTACCTGCAGACCACTGGGAACTGTTCCATTTGGGACAGCCCCAGAAAACAGGACGGTGATTCCCCAATTGTTTTCCGAGTAGACTGGAAAAGGAGATGGTGAATCAAGCAAAGACTTAGCACCCACCAGCTGCAGTCCTGTACATCTGAGAGCCCCACTCACGGCTCACTAGTCCTTCAGCACCATCTGCTGTCTGGGAATGGGAGTAAGAGAAAATGAGACACCTGTACTGTCGTTAACCCAGCACAGAGCCTGAGGCAGCCACGTGTCTGCCTGGAGATGGGGTTGGCCATAAAGCAGAGGGGAAAGGACAGTTTGAAGGGAAGGGACTCAGTGATGCTACAAGGGAAAACCTCTGGCAGCAAAGTGAAGGAGAAACTCTGGCTGTgagggatggagaggagaagTGGAATGAGCCgataggggaggggagacaggagaTGAGAGGGGTGAGGCAGAGATGACATGGATGAGCAGGAAGATCGGTGAGGCTGCGTGGGGTGAATCCCAAGAgagccattgaaatcaagggctCATAGATTTAGATGCATGTGGAAATGGAGAGGAAACTCCCCAGTAATTTGCTCTCAGGCTGGGCAATATGGACGCAGCAGGGATGTGCCACTGACACCCCCACAATGTTTGTGTAACTCACTATTGTGGGGTGTGTCATGGGTCCCCCTCTGCCCTATCCACAATGGACAGGAGTCTGCTACAAGTGCGAGCTTGGGGACTTGGTCCTTCAGCACACTCGAGCATGGCCCAGGGTCGCTGGTATGTTGCCAACACACTGTGAAGCGAGACAATCAGTCCAGCAGAACAAACTCCTCTCTTGTGAGCAAGGCAAAGCTCCACCTTTGGAAACCAGAAGCAAACCTGGCTTTCAGTCGGCAAACCCCAAAGCCTCTGCCTACCTGGTGTGGACAGACAAGTTGCCCAGCCCCATGGTGTTGCCTGTAGCTGATGAAGTCCTCATTCAACTGCCATCTGTTACACTAAGGACACGCTGAGGGCCGCCCACTCTCACTGGCCTTGCACAAGGCAGGAGTGTGAATGCAACACTCCCCCAACAGCATGTCActcccaggagccccagagggctGCATCTTCAGCCTGCTGTCTCAGGGGCTCTTGATCTACCCACTGCTCCATTCAGCACTTTCAGGGAGCAAAGGAGAGACGATGGAAGGGGGAAAATCCCATCCTGCGAGGAGGGAACCTGTCTGGAAAGAGAGAGATCTCACTGGCGTGGATCCACAGCTCAAAGAGAGAAGATCGAGCCAGGATCGTGTGCAAAAATGAAACCCGTGCCTTTCTGTTATAGGAGACCTGCAGCAGTGTGGGAGGGATTGGCTGGTCATTTGCTGTGGTGCATTTAGCCATTTTAACTGATCTGCCATTGTTTTCTGCGTGCTGTCCCTGCAAACCTCCAAGGACTCTGCCGGGTGCAGACACAGGCAGCCGCTTTGTGTTCAGCTGAGGGCAGACTGCGAGAGGGGAGACACACACTTGCTCTCTCTTTGATATTCCTTTTGCTCTTCCCCATTGCACAGCTCTCAATCTAATATATAAAGTGGTTGTGACTGGAAGCCTCTCTGAGCTGGCTGGGTCCGTCCTGAGAATCACAACCACGTCAGCACTGGTCCTACAGTCGGTGTAGCAATGTGCAGCTCCTCCCGCAGGGGTGCCAAGAGCCAATGTTGAGTGCCAGTATCAACATCCGCTGCTGTGGAATGCTTGCGACTCAAAGCACTTGCTGTTTAGTGCACACGCTTGTCGATTTGTTGCACCAAATCTCAGCCAGAACACGCAGGCCAGGGTGATCGTAAAATATCCCCAGCGCTTTCCTTGGGTGAGTATCATTACGAATTCACTGTGGTTGTAAGCAACAAGATGTCAGCTGCTTCTTTCTGGTTGGAGAGGGCGCATGGGTCCCTATTGACAGGAAAAGAGCGCTCTTGCTGCACCAGGAAAGAGGCACAAGTGGTTGGTGGTTGCTTCACTTGCGCTTTGTCTTTGAGACAGAAGGACCAGTTGAGACCCAGCCCCACATCACTGCAGGGGGCGCGTCTGCTGTCCCAGCACTAAGGGACGTCGGGGCTGGTGTAATGCCCAAGCAGGTGACGGATGGGCACTGACATCAAGGTAGCCGCCTTCAACACTTTCATTCTCTTCCCGTCTCGGAGAGACTGGAAATGACAGAGAGATTTCAAAGGGGGAAAATCTAAATACACGTTCTCTTCAGGCTCAGAGAAGGGCCGCCCAGCGAGAGGCTGGGTCACCGCCTGCCTGTAATTCTGGGTGCCTTGCaaggccctgctgctggagctgcctgTCTGGGTGCTCCCCACCAGCACACAAGCACGCACTATCTGTGTGTTAAGCTGCCCTGGTTCAGCAGCACTGACTCCAGCCCGCCTGCTTGTTACCCCAGCCACACTCTGGTCTCTGCCCGCCTTGGTTACGACCAGCCAAGTgaccccagtcctgaatttccccaccACTGTCTAGCCTTCTCCTGGAACATTCAGAGGTGTCATAAGGGGCCGCTGCTCCTTGAAAGAGACAAATGCCTAGTGGCTTGTTGCTTTAACTGGAGTGAATAATCACTCCCAGTGCAACACAGCACGCATTTAGAATACAAGTAACACAAGTGTATTTAACCAGAAGGAGAGAGCTTTGAACTGAGTGCAAGTACCAGggataaagtcagaaatggtcaaaaaggaataaaagtgaaaaacacgGTCTAGTGACTAAGACTTCCCTTCAACCAAGACTGTAGTTTTGTTAAGATTCTTACAACATCTTTTTCCGGCAAGATGGGTGACCGCCCTGCTGGTCAGGATCTCCCCCaaagtgctcagttcctttgtcttcttaggtgaaagatgaCTTGGAGTGCTTTACGCCCCTTTTTTATAGTTCACTGAACTCTAGAACTTCTGCAAGTCTAGTGCCCCTGCTGTGAGGAAAGGTGCCATGGAGTCAGATGGAGAAGACTCCATGCTGATGCCTTTTTAGTGGTAGGCCCTGACTTCCACTTTTTGCAAAGGGGATCCCTGCGCTCGGATACTGTGTCCCTGGCTCCAGCACCTCTGTTTCTTACCAGAGTTCCTGCAACAGGTCCAAAAGAGCTTGGCGCCTGTTGGATACTGCCCCTCTTGGGAGCGATGCAACTGGCAAACATTTACAGAGACGCAGGACGAGATCCAGCTGGAATACAGCATTTAGGGCCATGAGGTTAGAGAGATAACACAAACCCTACATGCATGTGCATGCTGGCAGCACAACCTGCCCGCCTTACCCCAAATGCCCAGGATTGACCTTCCCTCTTGCCCTGCCCCAATACAGCGGGATCTTGTCTCAGTCTGTTCACACCTCAGGGCTTTGACTCCAGTCCAGCCACCTGTTTTCAGGCCCCTCTTGGCTAGCAGTAGTTAATAGTTAATGGTCCGGTTGATGGTCTTCCATGGTCTCTCCAAGGTAACTCCCATTCTTGCTCGACCAGACAGGCCAACCCAGACACGTGACTCTCACCCAGTCACTGCCTCACTTATGCTCTGccccaggaaagaaaaaaagcgCTTCACCCCCAGTGGGTAACAATCCCgaagggagtggggcagctgagGCATACGTACGtttcataaaaaataatactgAGATTTCCTGCATTCTCCACAGAAAGTCTAAACCCTTCCCTGCTTCTTGCACCCAAAGGCCCCAGCCTAGGTCCAATGAACCAGTCCATTGCCACAGCGGGAAGTCACTTATATCCTCGAATCTCCCACTTTCGGAGCCGGCACTCATTACCCCGCTTCCTCCCAGtggctgagtctgcagagaggaGAAAGACTGATTGATTCCTGGTGCTGAGTCCTCCTGGCACAGTGAGCCATGCTGTGGTgtagagggggaaggggaacatgCTGTGGATAAAAGACTTTCATCCTCTGGGGATATTAACcaggcacctttcaccagcatggAATTAACATGGGAAATCAAAACAGAAACGAAACGGTGGCACCTGCCATTCTGACCTTTATTCTTTGCACTCTGCATCCAAAAGGCCAGGGGGGCGCGCTGGGAGCTGAGGGTCGGGCACACGTTCCTGGAGAATTACCCGGCCCTCTGTTTGTTTTAAGCCGGCCATGTGACAGACAAGTGCACAGGTGTAACGGGAAGGCAGGCTTTAGGGCTGAGTGACGAGTGCTGAGTAACTGTCACCTGGCCGGCAGATAATGCACATAATGCCTGTGAAAGTTACCTTGAAATGTCAAAGCCCCCCGGCTCGCAAGGGCTTGCTGAGACGTGGGGAGGCTCAAGAGTAATCTGCAGTCAAACTGCAGCACCTTGCTGGTTTTCTGATCCTCAGCCCCCTCAGCTCttccagccctggggtccccacCCACGGCTCTGTCGACACCCCTCAACCAGCTGAGGTTTCTCAGCACCGCAGTCCAATAatacagtgctgcagcacccACCTCTGCCAGTTcagctcagtcctgacctgcatcAATGAAACATACCTTTGCCACTTTTCTCTGCACTATACTACTCCGGGCTTGTATGGGCCATTAATACACTGCTCAGGTGAAGAGAGTAGCCACCAGCTTCATGCAGGTGAGATCTGCACTAATGGCCCAACAGCACATGCCTTTGTGTCTGCTCTGGCTTAATTATCTCAACGGGCTCTTCCTTTTGTGCTGTAGCCCAAGGTGCGATTAGCAAGGTGGGTAAAATGCACCGTTCTACGTGCTGTAAATTCAGTCCAGTCTGACTTGCAACCAGGCAGCTTCGGGGACAGGAGTGACTTGCAAGGAGCCTCTCCATGCCCTGTCGGCAGGAATGACGCAGGCAGCCAGTGAGCTATCTCAGTCACGGCTCTGTGTGAGTGTATCGGGGGGAATGGGGGTCCCAAGGATCTTACCACAGTACCCCAGCCCTGTCTGTGGACTCAGAGACCATGATGGTAGGAAGGAAGATGGGGCAAAGGGAGAGAAAACCCTAGGGTCGGCGCAAAGGATCCTGCTGGCGATCACAACCATTTCCACAGCAAATAGCCTCATTCGTTTCCACCCCCTGAGCCAGGCAGGTTCAAGGAAACCCAGGGCCCCTTGTCAAACCATTAGATCAGGCCCCTTTGGGCTCTGAGGCCCAGGAGGGACTGGCTGACTTTGAGGGAAGAAAGAGACAATGGAAATGGCCTTGTAGCGTATGACAGCTCTGCACCAGGGACACGCGATATCACGCTCCGTGGCTGCTGTGAAACCTGCCCGAGAGACAGCTCCAGATGCACCACGTTAACCTCGGCAGCACTCCTGGAGTTTTTGCCAACAAACCGACTGGAGCAGAAACTGTTGGGAGTTGTTGCCCTAGGAGTCAGGTAAGAGGATCCCATCTTCCTAAATGATGGGTGAACTGAACCTTACGGGGCTCGGAGAGGCTGCAGCTGATCTTGCTCTCTTGCAGTATTTATCACCTGAAAGTCTGGTCCAAACAGAATCAAAATGAACCAGGGGGCTGAGATCTGAAACATTTCAACAAAGGCTAATACCGCTCTGTCGCTCTCCACCCGCAATCCAGCGGAGTGACAGAGTTTCCTGGTGGGGTGCCCGGGAGAGTGGCATGCTTTTTGGGCACGGGGAGGAGGGCGGGGCGTTGCTAAGCGACTGCCCCCTTATCTATTACAGGCACCAATTAGCTGATTGTAGGGAGGTGGGCAAACCAGTCTGGCAGCCTCCTGACTTCTCTGGGAAAACAACAGCTCTATTCACTGTGACACCATAGCTGCTGGCTTTGTTTAGCCCATGCATGCGTGTGTGGTGTGAAACCCAGGCTATTTAATGGGAGGCCCGGGTGCTGCGCCTGTCAGAGAGCAGCCGCTGGCCCCATGGAGCAGTGATGGTGAATTAGCCGCATGCTCTCCCCCGAGTGCTGCTGTCATGGTAAGGAGCTTTTACCTTCTGTATGACCACGCGCTGTCTGGTGGTGCACAGCCTGGAGCTAAGTGGTCTCAGAGCACCTGCACTTTGGTATGGAAGTGGTGAGCTCTGTGGGTTCCTTTCAtgcactagaccaggggttctcaacctttttctttctgagcccccactcccaacatgctataaaaactccacgggccccctgtgccacaacaactgtttttctccatgtccagtacattaaaagccagggccggcgtagGGGGTaacaagcaggacaattgcccggggccccacgccacagggagccctgcgaagctaagttgctccagctttggcttcagccccatgcgacagggttcaggcttcagtcccGTACGGTGGGGGTTGGGCTTTCTTCCCGGGGCCCCAGCGCCTCTTACGCCagctctggtttattttggcaggcCCCCTGAAACCGGCTTGTGGCCCCCCCAGGAGGCCTTGGATgcctggttgagaacctctgcgcTAGAGGTTCTAATACGCTCGAACATGTGCATCCGACCGTTCCGGCGACTGGGAGGGAGGAATTGTGGGTTGGAAACTAGTTTAGAGCCTGTGACTGAAGGAGCAAATGGAAAGCTAAGAAACTGAACCTTGGGTTCTTCAGCAGGCatcagatttgtgtgtgtgtgtgcgtgtgtgtgcgtgcacacacagaAAGTGCCCCACTCAGATGCTGGATAAAgttccttgttttctttcttagctcTTCTTACCGAGCTTTGAGGTGCCCTACCGCACAGCTTCTAGAGGGCAACCTTGGGCTGTCCAGCACTGCAGCTGGTGGAGAACATTTCATGGACACATTTTTTGAGCAAAATGAGCATTTTCATGGAAACGCTTTGTTTTGgtcaaaatctgtttttgaagaaaACCGAAGATGTTTTCAGTGCTCGGGGTagggtggttgttttgttttcccattttCCTCCCCAGGGGGTTaattagttaaataaataaaaaaaaaaaaactgaaaaaattgggtgaacattttttaaacgaaatgaaaatgttttgttgctTTTGAATTCCCCCCCCCAGAGAGTCCCCCTGTGTATTGACCGGCTGTACCCAGCCCACACAGGGCTGCCAGGGGAGTGCTCCgttctcccaccctgccccctaggacctgggatcccaccccccaTATCTCAGGCTTCCACTAAGAACGAAGGGAATGCCTGTTCCCAAACTGCTCTGGCTTTGTGCCTCTCCCCCTGGGATGAGCTGGGACTGGATCCCGGCTCTTGTGCCAGGGATCCATCTTCTCAGTTCAGAACCCCATTGGTGGAGCTCCTTCTCTGAGCATCCCCACTAGGATCCCCTCTCTAAGGGGTATTGTGAGGTTTTCATTGACCACGGGGAGCCGGCAGGACAGTTGGACACTGGTGCCTGCAGGATAGGAACTTTGCGGTTGGTTGCACAGGGGAAGAGAGTggctatttatctatctatccaaGTGGATTTTCAGATCTGGGCCCAACACGAGTGACTGGTCCATGAACCACCTCCGCCAGTGCATTTGGACCATTCCCCTGATTACTTCCCTGTGGCCCCAGATTTGTACAGATCTTTGTTTCTTTCCCTCTAGAATCTTGGATCAGTTCCCCAGTTCCCCATTGACCTTCATAGCCCTCAGGATGCTGGCCAAAGCCAGAGGGCCAAGACAACGGAGCCACGAGGAGAAGTGGGAAGGACACAGACCTCAGCCGGAAATGGTGAGCTattcatgggggtggggcagttgGGGCAGCATGAGGCGTAAGGGGTTTCTCTGCTTCGCCTGGCACCCACAGGATCCAGATCAAGCCAGGACTGGCAACCCCACAACACCTGCTCACATCAAGGTGGCTGCATTGAGCTCGCCTAGGAGATGAGCGGTCAGAGACTGGGGGTCCTCACGTGGGAATCCCACGCTGAGGGGAATCTCAGGCAACCGTCCCTCGTGCTCACCCCAGAACTGGCGCTTTCTTTGCCATTTCTAACCCTAACCCTCACTTCCCTTTGGAAAGAAAAATACCCTCCTGAACCTGAAACATCTGtccactcctcccccattccAGCAGCCCCGGGTGTCCAGGGCCTAGAGAGCCCTGCATGGAGGGTGCCGGAGTAGCCGTGCGGGTTGTTACTGTCGCCTGCCCCAGAGAAGGTCACTGGGAATTGCCCCTTGTCGGAGGTGTCCAACCAGCCAGTCTATTCTGCATTGCTAAATGCAGCCAAGTGGGACAGGCTCTCCAGTGCACCGGCGTGAAGATCACGTGCTCTTCACAAGCGTTTGTACAGTGCAGCACCACATCACCACCTCTTGTGCTCATGTAAATGACTCAGAGCCTCCCTTGTGATGTATAGATGCTGCAGATGTTGCCTCTCCAGAGACACAGCCAGCTATTAGTAAAGTAAGCAGGTTGCCTGGTCCCGCTAGCCTGGCTTCTTTAATTAAAAGGAGCCTGCTGCTCCGGTGCCTTTGGCTGGCCAGATGGAAGATGTCCAGGGGAAGGATCCCTCCTTAGTTCTCATGTTTGCACCCTGGGGAGTCTTGTTAGGGACTGAGACCCGGTGCCCCATCCTGGGTACTAACCACGGCGCATGGTGGACCGCTGGGCTTATCCTCATAGGAAGAGAAGAGAGTTTGTGGTGAGCTAGGGAGTTTACAAGGGGCTAGATGGGGCCAGACTGTGCCACAGAGGAGAAGACAATGAGACCCAGAACTTGTTCAGTATCCaacctctctctgttttttttaaagattcttcCAACACATCCCTGGAAAACCTCTGCCCCATCAAGAGATGCCTCCTGCTGCTTGGGGCCATCGGGCTACTGGCAGGGGCCGCCATCGGGATGTGGCTTCTAGGTCTGTATCTCCTGGGGGATTCCTCACCTCTCTCAAAACCGCCCTTAGACCAGTGGCTGAAACGGACAGCAGGGATTTGGGGTCATGCAAGTGATGGAGCGAATTGTCACCAGGGGCCCAGGGCCACAGACACCAGGCGTGGGAAAGCCCAGCTGCAAAGCCCAAGAAGGGAGAGTACCGGAGGCAGCACAGTGCAGCAGGCACTGGAATAGGTTCTAGTCCTGGTCTGCCATGACCTGCtgcgtgaccctgggcaagttccTTCCCCACTCGGAgcctgtttcccctctcaccttGCGTCTGTTTcaatgtaagctcttcagggcagggaccatctctcgcTGTGCGTTTGTACAACACCGTGCACAATGGGGGGTTGATCCAAGTGCTACTGTAGTGCAAATAATAGATCAGCCTCATAATAACTGGAATCTCTtggttgacttcagcaggctttggatcaagccctaagggTATATCTAACCCCCCCGGGGCCAGTGCAGGGTTGTTCCCCACGGCGTGTGTTCTGGGGCCTTGTCTAGACTGTTCTATCACATCTCACTCCTCTGCGCTTCCTCCTGAAGTGAAATTCCTGACAGCGCCCCTGTCAGACCAggatcccagccccctgcaggaCGTGGAGTCGATCCCAATCTGCACAGACGCCAGGGAAGACGAGCCCGTCATCACCACGGCTCCCAGGAGAGGTTTGAGATCTTTACTCCCCACGCCCCTTCTCTCCTCGCTGCCAGGATCCCTGTGGAGAGGATGTCTCGCCTAGTGCCTTCAGCTGGACCTTTCACTCACAGTGATCTGTGGAAACCCCCTGGAATCCAGCCTGACCTAAGAGCAAGGTCAAAGGCAAAGCAAAGAATGAGGCTGTCTCTGTGCCTTTGCCTGCCCCTTTCTCGTTGTCACAGACCAGAAAGTTCCCCCGCGTTCTGCTTTTCTCCTTGAGTTTTGCAGTAAAAAGCCTCTTCCCTTCCCGGAGGATGTTTGCAATCTCTGGGGCTAAGGCATCACAGTGGCAACTTGACAGCTGAGCCCAGTGGTTAAAGGGGAGCGAAGTAGGAGGCGgaagagcagtgggggggggaagtgctgattacccaagccagggagaggagggggagcgCGCTCTCCGTTCTGAGCAGAGGAGAAGGGAGCTGGTCTCCTCCTTACTGACCCCCTGATTTTGACCCCCACCCCTAAAGTGGGAGCTGAGCAGATTGTGAGCTGTGGTTCAAATTCAGCAGTGACGCCAACGATGGTGTAAATGACTTTCCTGCACCTCCTGCTGTCTAGGGCTCAGCGTTAGCCCTCCGCACCCATCTCCTGAGGTCGCCACAGATCACAGTGTGTCTGGGCCCCATTCGGCTGGGGGTTTCCCATCTTGCACGCAAAGGCGAGGTGACAACATCCTCTTACCCACCGGGTGTTCAGTGCAGGTGCACCAGTGCTCCCAACATGTCACACTTCCTGTTCTCCACTGGTCCCCCTTTTCCGACCCTCACACCCCAGAGGTAACCTCTGCCCCAGTTTTAATCCCACATGAAGCTAGCCCTTGAGATGGGGCGTCTCACAAAGTCACCACTTCACAGCAATGGAGTTTTAATCAAGTCCCTGAGATGCTTGTTGAATGCAGGAGACGGGGTGGTTCATTGGACAGGGTGTAGGACAGGCAGTGGGTTCTATGCTTGCCTCTACCACAATCGCTCTGTGACACCAAGCTCGGCCTGCCTCTACAATGGGGATAGTGTTAATGGTGCTATTTAAAGTGCTTAGAGATCTCTAACtggaaagtgctatgtaagtAGTAAGTGTCTCGGATTCAGCCTCCAACTAATTTTGCAGCTTTTCTTTCACTCAAACAGGCCCTGCTCAGCTTCTGCCTTTAAACCCAGTCCCCAACGTGCTTTGTTTTTGGGACACTGGAGCAATTCTGAAGCAAAGGGGAAGCTTGCTGGAGCCCTCTGCATAGCACTACCCAGAATGCTTTGCCAGTACCCAGCAGTGCCACCCCCTGAGCCCGCGGAACACATGGAAAGGTCGAGGCGTGGTTTGCAATAGCCCCAAAGGTTTTCTGGGGCACTTTGCAGGGCCAGATTTGGTGATGGGTTCGTCCCTCGTTAGTCACGGGGACTTTATTGTGTTTAGCTTTGGCCTTTTAAAGAGCTGGTCGCGAGGACGCTTGCAGGACGTTTTTAATAAAATGGTTTTAGTATCTTTCAGAATAAACACGGGAAACTTCTTGTTGGAAGTGCAGGTGGAAGGCAGGCCTGGCTGGCTCCTGGCATGTCACGAGCGGTGGAATCTCTCCCTGGGGACTCTGATCTGTAGGCAGCTGGGATATCTCCAGTAAGTGATGCTCCTCTCAGCTTAGACCTAGTCGGCCAGTCTCAGGTACAGGTCTTTGATTTCCCATTTTTATGAAGATCTTGCAGAAGTAATGTGatcagagcacaggactgggagccagggaccGTAGAGTTCCtgatatttatttgcattatactGGGGCCTAGATTCAGCTGAGAATGGGGTCCCCTTGTGCCAGTCCCATTTCTCACCCTTTTTCTATTTGGCCACCGGAAAAGGGAGGAAACCCCCCAAATCAAACCATTTGGGGGTTGGAATTTTCActgcaaaatgtaattttttcacctgatatattgttttaaatgaaaaaatttcctgtgggaggaaaaaaaaatctacatttttttgaCCCACGCTAGATGTACTGTAGCTTGGGTTTATTTCCCGagacttttatagcagcttcccaaGCTTACAGAATCATGGACTGTGGAATTATCTTTCCATCGGCTTCCCTGGAAGTTGGGTTAAGCCCTTATATCATCCCTGTCTATAGAGTCACTCCCAGATATAATGTCACTGTTCTCCTATCCACTGCTGTTCTGTGGCTGTGCATTTCCCCTGAACATCACCATAGAGATGAGGAGGATGGTTTTCTGGCATAAATGAGAAGCAGGACTCCTGNNNNNNNNNNNNNNNNNNNNNNNNNNNNNNNNNNNNNNNNNNNNNNNNNNNNNNNNNNNNNNNNNNNNNNNNNNNNNNNNNNNNNNNNNNNNNNNNNNNNNNNNNNNNNNNNNNNNNNNNNNNNNNNNNNNNNNNNNNNNNNNNNNNNNNNNNNNNNNNNNNNNNNNNNNNNNNNNNNNNNNNNNNNNNNNNNNNNNNNNNNNNNNNNNNNNNNNNNNNNNNNNNNNNNNNNNNNNNNNNNNNNNNNNNNNNNNNNNNNNNNNNNNNNNNNNNNNNNNNNNNNNNNNNNNNNNNNNNNNNNNNNNNNNNNNNNNNNNNNNNNNNNNNNNNNNNNNNNNNNNNNNNNNNNNNNNNNNNNNNNNNNNNNNNNNNNNNNNNNNNNNNNNNNNNNNNNNNNNNNNNNNNNNNNNNNNNNNNNNNNNNNNNNNNNNNNNNNNNNNNNNNNNNNNNNNNNNNNNNNNNNNNNNNNNNNNNNNNNNNNNNNNNNNNNNNNNNNNNNNNNNNNNNNNNNNNNNNNNNNNNNNNNNNNNNNNNNNNNNNNNNNNNNNNNNNNNNNNNNNNNNNNNNNNNNNNNNNNNNNNNNNNNNNNNNNNNNNNNNNNNNNNNNNNNNNNNNNNNNNNNNNNNNNNNNNNNNNNNNNNNNNNNNNNNNNNNNNNNNNNNNNNNNNNNNNNNNNNNNNNNNNNNNNNNNNNNNNNNNNNNNNNNNNNNNNNNNNNNNNNNNNNNNNNNNNNNNNNNNNNNNNNNNNNNNNNNNNNNNNNNNNNNNNNNNNNNNNNNNNNNNNNNNNNNNNNNNNNNNNNNNNNNNNNNNNNNNNNNNNNNNNNNNNNNNNNNNNNNNNNNNNNNNNNNNNNNNNNNNNNNNNNNNNNNNNNNNNNNNNNNNNNNNNNNNNNNNNNNNNNNNNNNNNNNNNNNNNNNNNNNNNNNNNNNNNNNNNNNNNNNNNNNNNNNNNNNNNNNNNNNNNNNNNNNNNNNNNNNNNNNNNNNNNNNNNNNNNNNNNNNNNNNNNNNNNNNNNNNNNNNNNNNNNNNNNNNNNNNNNNNNNNNNNNNNNNNNNNNNNNNNNNNNNNNNNNNNNNNNNNNNNNNNNNNNNNNNNNNNNNNNNNNNNNNN includes these proteins:
- the TMPRSS5 gene encoding transmembrane protease serine 5 isoform X1; its protein translation is MGGPGAAPVREQPLAPWSSDGELAACSPPSAAVMNLGSVPQFPIDLHSPQDAGQSQRAKTTEPRGEVGRTQTSAGNDSSNTSLENLCPIKRCLLLLGAIGLLAGAAIGMWLLVKFLTAPLSDQDPSPLQDVESIPICTDAREDEPVITTAPRRVSFRINTGNFLLEVQVEGRPGWLLACHERWNLSLGTLICRQLGYLQ
- the TMPRSS5 gene encoding transmembrane protease serine 5 isoform X2, producing MGGPGAAPVREQPLAPWSSDGELAACSPPSAAVMNLGSVPQFPIDLHSPQDAGQSQRAKTTEPRGEVGRTQTSAGNDSSNTSLENLCPIKRCLLLLGAIGLLAGAAIGMWLLVKFLTAPLSDQDPSPLQDVESIPICTDAREDEPVITTAPRRGGRQAWLAPGMSRAVESLPGDSDL